The Acidianus infernus genome window below encodes:
- a CDS encoding amylo-alpha-1,6-glucosidase translates to MISPEECEDREWIIPTGTGGYSSSTICGINSRTYHGYLIVPKNPPHFRHLVLSKFEDFYIQNGIEYPISTNRYNFQVYYPEGYKFLNRFILGSNFVVWEYNFENSLVRKTLVVNKGTNSVTITYESDKGLFKICPLITYRSHHVALKERPGFFDFQTQGNTIVITLNDNKILNFKIEGEFNIENTGYWYYNFFYKLDYERGSNYLEDLYNPFCIITKNNEITITAYVDSFVKSTKIHLRKDVLQMLSSAGRDFVVKGKDGWAIIAGYHWFDEWGRDSFISMEGLVLLNGEYSIAKDIISRYLEYEEKGFLPNGFLHNGEPIYKGVDVSLWAIYAIYKYYLYSRDLDFIRKIFPKLIEIVDWYWKGNGIVETINGLLFHTGSPRTWMDAEFDTTVVTPREGAAVEINALWYNALKIMNFLSKELKMNTDEFEIKAEKVKAQFIEKFVSPWGLYDYLNPDLTPDTSIRPNQLFAFSLPFNVVDENIGKRIVNTVEKELLRPYGLSTLSKSDKKYIPFYRGDRRSRDLAYHNGPIWPWLIGSYIDAKIKLERGNIIGIKKLINYLQPLINVAMENNGYIPELFEDIPPYKWGGCIAQAWSVAEVFRSLNNIISS, encoded by the coding sequence ATGATAAGCCCTGAGGAATGCGAAGATAGAGAATGGATAATACCCACTGGCACTGGAGGCTATTCTTCATCAACTATTTGTGGAATTAACTCTAGAACTTATCACGGATATTTAATAGTTCCTAAAAATCCTCCTCACTTCAGACATCTGGTTCTTTCAAAATTTGAAGATTTTTACATTCAAAACGGGATTGAATACCCTATTTCCACAAACAGGTATAATTTCCAAGTATACTATCCAGAAGGGTATAAATTTCTTAATAGATTCATATTAGGCTCAAACTTTGTAGTTTGGGAGTATAACTTTGAAAATTCTTTAGTTAGGAAAACTCTTGTTGTGAATAAAGGAACTAATTCGGTTACAATAACTTATGAGAGCGATAAAGGATTATTTAAGATCTGTCCTTTAATAACATATAGAAGCCACCACGTAGCGTTAAAGGAAAGACCAGGATTCTTTGACTTTCAAACACAAGGAAACACAATTGTCATCACCCTAAATGATAATAAAATTCTAAATTTTAAAATAGAAGGAGAATTTAATATAGAAAATACAGGTTACTGGTATTATAACTTCTTTTATAAACTAGATTATGAAAGAGGATCCAATTACCTTGAGGATCTGTATAATCCATTCTGTATAATTACTAAAAATAACGAAATCACCATAACGGCTTATGTAGATAGCTTCGTAAAATCCACAAAAATTCATTTAAGAAAAGACGTACTTCAAATGTTATCCTCCGCAGGAAGAGATTTTGTAGTTAAAGGAAAAGACGGCTGGGCAATAATAGCTGGTTACCATTGGTTCGACGAGTGGGGAAGAGATTCCTTCATCTCAATGGAAGGCTTAGTTTTACTTAACGGCGAATACAGCATAGCTAAGGATATAATATCTAGGTATTTAGAATATGAAGAAAAGGGCTTCTTACCTAACGGTTTCCTACATAACGGAGAACCAATTTATAAAGGAGTAGACGTTTCACTATGGGCAATATATGCTATTTATAAATACTATTTATACTCTCGAGATTTAGATTTCATAAGAAAGATATTTCCAAAACTAATAGAAATTGTAGATTGGTATTGGAAAGGTAACGGAATAGTGGAAACGATTAACGGCTTACTCTTTCATACGGGCTCGCCTAGAACCTGGATGGATGCAGAATTCGACACAACAGTAGTTACGCCTAGAGAAGGTGCAGCCGTAGAAATTAACGCTTTATGGTATAATGCACTAAAAATTATGAATTTTCTATCTAAAGAATTAAAAATGAATACGGATGAATTTGAGATAAAAGCAGAAAAAGTTAAGGCTCAATTTATAGAAAAATTTGTATCTCCTTGGGGATTATATGATTATTTAAATCCAGATTTAACTCCAGACACCTCTATAAGACCAAATCAGTTATTCGCATTTTCACTACCATTTAATGTAGTAGATGAAAACATAGGAAAAAGAATAGTAAATACAGTAGAGAAAGAACTCTTAAGGCCTTACGGCTTAAGTACGTTATCTAAGAGTGACAAAAAATACATTCCATTCTATAGAGGAGATAGAAGAAGTAGAGATCTTGCTTATCATAATGGACCAATATGGCCATGGCTAATAGGCTCATATATAGATGCAAAGATAAAATTAGAAAGAGGAAATATAATAGGAATCAAGAAGTTAATAAATTATTTACAGCCATTAATTAACGTTGCTATGGAAAATAATGGATATATCCCTGAACTCTTTGAAGATATACCGCCGTATAAATGGGGTGGATGCATAGCCCAAGCATGGAGTGTAGCGGAAGTATTTAGGTCATTAAATAATATAATCTCATCTTAA
- a CDS encoding glycoside hydrolase family 15 protein, whose translation MRYASIGNGRLLVNLDEFGRIVDFYFPYIGMENQTAGTPIRYSFWVDNKVILDTDLITSLSYLDDSNIIQIESKKDWLSVSSFAFIDPDSPTYYLIMKILNNSGENKRIKIFFTHDFNIYSNPFGDTAFFDPYTSSIIHYKSKRYIGIKLLSAGSFDVEYNTTKGNPLDDIYDGKLDQNPIAHGNVQSSIGMEIKVNSSSSSKIYYVITADRNLDDLRKKLTRLNTAEIESNFVTTYMFWKSWVNKGSKERNSLNKLYNVSLFVIKNHMDINGSFIASSDFSFVNLYGDSYQYCWPRDCAYAAYALDIAGYGELAVRHFNFIKDLVSPEGFLYHKYNPNKTLASSWHPWIYRGKGIYPIQEDETALEIWAIGSHYERYKDLDELSEIYKKFVKPGLQFIMDFMEDGLPKYSFDLWEERYGIHIYTVATVYGALTKGSILAEGMGDETLAEDSIEVAKTLKDEVKKRMVYNGRFIRRIDENGNKDLTIDASMYAPYFFGMFDPADEIVRNTMELIAQKLNVSDGIIRYENDYYQRRKQLPNPWIITTLWLAEYYIDIGKISEAEKLINWVINRATKSGLLPEQVDPETFESVSVIPLVWSHAEYIIALNKYESIKKKEYDKP comes from the coding sequence ATGAGATATGCGAGTATAGGCAATGGAAGATTATTAGTAAATCTGGACGAGTTTGGTAGAATAGTAGATTTCTATTTTCCTTATATTGGAATGGAAAATCAGACCGCCGGTACCCCAATTAGGTATTCCTTTTGGGTTGACAATAAAGTAATCCTTGATACTGACTTAATTACATCGTTAAGTTATTTAGATGATAGTAATATAATACAAATTGAGTCAAAAAAGGATTGGCTAAGTGTTTCGTCCTTTGCATTCATTGACCCAGATTCTCCAACATACTATTTAATAATGAAAATTCTAAATAATAGCGGAGAAAATAAAAGAATAAAAATATTTTTCACTCATGATTTTAATATTTATTCAAACCCTTTTGGAGACACTGCGTTCTTTGACCCATATACTTCCTCAATAATACACTATAAATCTAAGAGATATATTGGAATAAAATTACTTTCCGCTGGATCATTTGACGTTGAATATAATACAACAAAAGGAAATCCCTTAGACGACATTTATGACGGAAAATTAGATCAAAATCCCATAGCCCACGGAAATGTACAATCGTCTATAGGTATGGAAATAAAAGTTAATTCTTCATCTTCTTCTAAAATATATTATGTAATAACTGCGGATAGAAACCTAGATGACTTAAGGAAAAAACTTACACGATTAAACACTGCAGAGATAGAATCCAATTTCGTTACAACTTACATGTTTTGGAAGAGCTGGGTTAATAAAGGTAGTAAAGAAAGAAATTCCTTAAATAAATTATACAATGTAAGTCTCTTTGTAATTAAGAATCACATGGATATTAATGGTTCTTTCATCGCATCTTCAGATTTCTCATTCGTAAATCTTTATGGAGATTCTTATCAATATTGCTGGCCTAGAGACTGTGCATATGCTGCTTACGCTTTAGATATCGCAGGCTATGGGGAATTAGCTGTTAGACATTTTAATTTCATAAAAGATTTAGTTAGCCCAGAAGGTTTTCTTTACCATAAATACAACCCGAATAAAACATTAGCCAGTTCTTGGCATCCTTGGATATATAGAGGAAAAGGAATTTACCCAATTCAAGAAGATGAAACTGCATTAGAAATTTGGGCAATAGGAAGTCATTATGAAAGATATAAAGATTTAGACGAATTAAGTGAAATTTATAAAAAATTCGTAAAGCCTGGACTTCAGTTTATTATGGACTTCATGGAAGACGGTTTACCTAAGTACTCCTTTGATTTGTGGGAAGAGAGATACGGAATACATATCTATACTGTAGCTACAGTATATGGGGCACTAACTAAGGGATCTATATTAGCTGAAGGAATGGGAGATGAAACATTAGCAGAGGACTCCATAGAAGTGGCAAAAACACTAAAAGATGAAGTTAAAAAACGCATGGTTTATAATGGTAGGTTTATTAGAAGAATAGATGAGAACGGGAATAAGGATCTAACTATAGACGCAAGTATGTATGCCCCATACTTCTTCGGTATGTTCGATCCGGCTGATGAGATTGTACGGAATACCATGGAGTTAATAGCACAAAAATTGAATGTAAGCGATGGAATAATAAGATACGAAAACGATTATTATCAACGTAGAAAGCAACTACCAAATCCTTGGATAATAACTACTTTATGGCTAGCAGAATATTATATAGATATTGGTAAAATATCAGAGGCAGAAAAATTAATAAACTGGGTAATCAATAGGGCAACAAAATCAGGACTTTTACCAGAGCAGGTAGATCCAGAAACTTTCGAGTCAGTATCAGTAATTCCTCTAGTATGGTCTCATGCTGAGTATATAATTGCTTTAAATAAATATGAAAGCATAAAGAAAAAAGAGTATGATAAGCCCTGA
- a CDS encoding nucleotidyltransferase family protein has product MEWKIEDVKVIIPIGGEATRLRPLTIETSKATVRLLNRPLIEFSLYELAKQGIKEFIFGVRGYVNYRSLFDTFKEGIGFSARYKIKPRVHFKYQPRVDSVGNADSVRINMEYYRINDITLIIQGDNIFRLDVKKLINYHLEKKAMMTIVLKKWNNVEEFGVADVDKDLRIKRFVEKPKKEEAPSNLINTGIYVLSPDIKKVFESEDVIRMREEGKMDFGKDIIPYLIDHDYPVYGYITEDIWFDVGTPDRYLDAMQTLLATLPDSEIGGKRIDENKRIFVQGTSPDSIRRRNIIISKYKKGKIKVEGNALIGRHCQIGNGIYIENSVIDNFTIVKNNVKIVKSSIMDRVYLGNNVEIQNSIIGRHVEIKDGVKIINSVIADDVTIGENSEIVNSRIYPHRVINSGSKLHDTILT; this is encoded by the coding sequence ATGGAATGGAAGATTGAAGATGTTAAAGTAATTATTCCAATAGGCGGCGAAGCAACAAGATTAAGACCTTTAACTATAGAAACTTCAAAGGCAACAGTAAGATTACTTAACAGACCTTTAATAGAATTTTCTCTCTACGAATTGGCAAAACAAGGTATAAAAGAATTCATATTTGGTGTTAGGGGTTACGTAAATTATAGATCTTTATTTGATACGTTCAAGGAGGGAATAGGTTTTTCGGCTAGATATAAAATAAAACCAAGAGTACACTTTAAATATCAGCCAAGAGTTGACAGTGTTGGAAACGCAGATAGTGTAAGGATTAATATGGAATACTATAGAATAAATGATATTACATTAATAATTCAAGGGGACAATATTTTTAGGTTAGATGTAAAGAAATTAATTAATTATCATTTAGAGAAAAAAGCTATGATGACAATTGTATTAAAGAAATGGAATAATGTAGAGGAATTTGGAGTAGCAGATGTAGATAAAGACCTTAGAATAAAGAGATTTGTAGAGAAGCCTAAAAAGGAGGAAGCACCGTCAAATCTAATTAACACTGGAATCTATGTTCTTTCACCTGATATTAAAAAAGTATTTGAAAGCGAAGACGTGATAAGAATGAGAGAAGAGGGTAAGATGGATTTCGGAAAGGATATTATACCTTACTTAATAGATCACGATTATCCAGTTTACGGATACATAACAGAAGATATCTGGTTTGACGTAGGTACTCCAGATAGATATTTAGATGCAATGCAAACTTTATTGGCAACGTTACCGGATAGTGAAATAGGAGGCAAAAGAATAGATGAAAATAAAAGAATCTTTGTCCAAGGGACTTCTCCAGATTCAATAAGGAGAAGGAATATAATAATTTCAAAATATAAGAAAGGAAAAATAAAAGTTGAGGGTAACGCTTTAATAGGTAGACATTGCCAGATAGGTAATGGTATCTATATAGAGAACTCAGTAATAGATAACTTTACTATAGTTAAGAATAATGTAAAAATTGTAAAAAGCTCAATAATGGATAGAGTTTATTTAGGAAATAACGTTGAGATACAGAATTCAATAATAGGTAGACATGTAGAAATCAAAGACGGAGTTAAAATAATAAATAGCGTAATAGCAGATGACGTTACTATAGGAGAAAACTCTGAAATAGTTAACTCTAGAATTTACCCCCACAGAGTTATAAACTCTGGGAGTAAACTTCATGATACAATACTAACGTGA
- a CDS encoding glycoside hydrolase family 57 protein produces the protein MVDKIILGFEVHQPFRIRKDAFWNPRFRGNVLERFFDMELNKEIFNRVKRKCYIPATKIILEEIENAEDEGREVKFFFSLSGTFIEQAEKWGKDVLELFQVLSSTKKVEFLGQTYYHSITSLWEDKTEWKEQVREQKEIIKEYFKQEPQVFENTELLTNPQILDMVEEIGYKGIIMEGKESTLNGKSPNFVYRRKGLTILFRNYRLSDDIAFRFSLRNWDQYPLTADKFANWVKDSPGQVVTIFVDYETFGEHHWPESGILDFLRWLPRELNKRGVKFALPRELINESYYDIDIQGTSSWADINKDESSWLGNIMQWAYDEAVRRAEMPSKELGGDYLKAWKYFTTSDNYYYLFTGGGGPAEVHNYFNAYSTPVDAFINEFYAINAFLNEELHKLGINNEPFFFVKNGKRSSVAWNKKEFEEIIKRDESLKDHLKYLKEWLGNEKD, from the coding sequence ATGGTAGACAAAATAATACTTGGCTTTGAAGTTCACCAACCTTTTAGAATTAGAAAAGATGCATTCTGGAATCCTAGATTTAGAGGTAACGTATTAGAGCGATTCTTTGACATGGAATTAAATAAGGAAATCTTTAACCGAGTTAAGAGGAAATGTTACATTCCTGCTACCAAAATAATCTTAGAAGAAATAGAGAACGCAGAAGATGAAGGTAGAGAAGTAAAATTCTTCTTTTCACTTTCTGGTACGTTTATAGAACAAGCTGAGAAATGGGGCAAAGATGTATTGGAGCTTTTCCAAGTTCTTTCATCTACTAAAAAGGTTGAATTTTTAGGGCAAACTTATTATCATTCGATTACTTCCTTATGGGAAGATAAGACTGAGTGGAAAGAGCAAGTTAGAGAGCAGAAAGAGATAATAAAGGAATATTTTAAGCAGGAGCCTCAAGTTTTCGAGAATACTGAGCTTTTAACTAATCCTCAAATATTAGACATGGTAGAAGAAATAGGATATAAAGGAATAATAATGGAAGGTAAGGAGAGTACTCTGAATGGTAAAAGCCCTAATTTTGTATATAGAAGAAAAGGACTTACTATCCTTTTTAGAAACTATAGGCTAAGCGACGATATTGCGTTCAGATTTTCCTTAAGGAATTGGGATCAATATCCTTTAACTGCGGATAAATTTGCAAATTGGGTTAAGGACTCTCCTGGTCAAGTTGTCACAATATTTGTTGATTACGAAACTTTTGGGGAACATCATTGGCCAGAATCAGGAATTTTAGATTTTCTCAGATGGTTACCAAGAGAACTTAATAAGAGGGGAGTAAAGTTTGCTCTACCTAGAGAATTAATAAACGAGTCCTATTATGATATAGACATACAAGGAACTTCCTCTTGGGCTGATATAAATAAGGATGAGAGTAGTTGGTTAGGTAATATAATGCAATGGGCTTATGATGAAGCAGTAAGAAGAGCTGAAATGCCGTCCAAGGAATTAGGAGGAGATTATTTGAAAGCCTGGAAGTACTTTACTACTAGTGATAATTATTATTACTTATTTACGGGTGGAGGAGGTCCTGCAGAAGTTCATAATTACTTTAACGCTTATTCTACGCCTGTTGACGCATTTATAAATGAATTTTATGCAATAAATGCTTTTCTTAATGAAGAGCTTCATAAACTTGGTATAAATAATGAGCCTTTCTTCTTCGTTAAAAATGGTAAAAGAAGTTCTGTAGCGTGGAATAAAAAGGAATTCGAGGAGATAATTAAAAGAGATGAGAGTTTGAAAGATCATTTGAAATACCTAAAGGAGTGGTTAGGAAATGAAAAGGATTGA
- a CDS encoding glycosyltransferase → MKRIESLWIPDKIEKIWLLTFELSKIASMGGLGTAVYNLGKELASLGKQVTVIMPSHGRHMNDYYRSLLKLRDSGITIYGVRKGMNGVYYPYKLGFEIGELDGMKIMLAKGLDYDTGRIMDSWGIYDYAMEKSALLARAIEGLIQNMSLEDVPSIIHVNDWHSVLAGVKAKLMFEQRRVIVPLMYTIHLLNKIGAPWHYASPDWGGLEDYYHYIWMVAKHIAYKTSVLWDYCEGKIERFGAYEADIIATVSKSYLNYDVFPYIGNFMENKSCVTYNGTDWKLEEASALSIKYFGTADRKVARKSAYKLISLQKAIPEDYTTGNMLWNNRHRIGIKDDWTTEELQDGPLVLFTGRIIYQKGIDLLLRAFKDVVNEIWNARLIVFGVPTGDYGLLQDIIDRSAEIRDNVRLLISHGINPEIYKVAHYVASVFVVPSRWEPFGINAIEAMAVGTPVIAYSVGGLTESILDLRWNKDGTGFLVEPESISSLSTAIKTAIYLSLADENDDRSYLNKSYIYKTDNVHIWSVVRENAVKRVEENFRWNKVANSVLNCYEKGLIMAKYRALAYM, encoded by the coding sequence ATGAAAAGGATTGAGTCTTTATGGATTCCAGATAAAATTGAAAAGATATGGTTACTTACTTTTGAATTATCTAAAATAGCTAGCATGGGTGGTTTAGGTACTGCAGTATATAACCTAGGCAAGGAATTAGCATCACTTGGTAAACAAGTTACTGTCATAATGCCAAGCCACGGAAGGCATATGAATGATTACTATAGGAGTTTACTAAAACTTAGGGATTCCGGAATAACAATTTATGGCGTTAGAAAAGGAATGAATGGTGTATATTATCCTTACAAGTTGGGATTTGAAATAGGCGAATTGGACGGAATGAAAATAATGCTGGCTAAAGGCCTTGATTATGATACTGGAAGAATAATGGATTCTTGGGGAATTTACGATTACGCTATGGAAAAATCTGCACTATTAGCTAGAGCTATAGAAGGTTTAATTCAGAACATGAGCCTAGAAGACGTTCCTTCAATAATACATGTTAATGACTGGCATTCAGTGCTAGCTGGGGTAAAGGCAAAATTAATGTTTGAACAAAGAAGGGTTATCGTACCATTGATGTATACAATACACTTACTAAATAAAATAGGCGCTCCTTGGCATTACGCATCTCCAGATTGGGGAGGTCTTGAAGATTATTACCATTATATTTGGATGGTAGCAAAGCATATAGCATACAAAACTAGCGTTTTATGGGATTATTGTGAAGGTAAGATAGAAAGGTTTGGCGCTTATGAGGCAGATATAATAGCTACAGTTAGTAAAAGTTACCTAAACTATGACGTTTTTCCTTATATAGGGAATTTTATGGAAAACAAGAGTTGTGTAACTTATAATGGAACTGATTGGAAGCTTGAGGAAGCTTCCGCACTCTCTATAAAGTACTTTGGTACTGCGGATAGGAAAGTTGCAAGGAAATCGGCATATAAGTTAATTTCCTTGCAAAAGGCAATTCCAGAAGATTATACTACTGGTAACATGTTATGGAATAATAGACATAGGATAGGGATAAAAGATGACTGGACTACCGAAGAGCTTCAAGACGGTCCACTGGTCCTCTTTACTGGTAGAATAATTTATCAAAAAGGAATCGACTTGCTCCTTAGAGCGTTCAAAGATGTAGTTAATGAGATTTGGAACGCTAGACTAATAGTCTTTGGTGTTCCTACTGGAGATTACGGCTTATTACAAGATATAATAGATAGGTCTGCAGAAATTAGGGACAACGTTCGCTTGTTAATTTCTCATGGAATTAATCCAGAAATTTATAAAGTAGCACATTACGTGGCGTCAGTATTTGTAGTTCCTTCTAGATGGGAACCTTTTGGTATTAATGCTATTGAGGCAATGGCTGTAGGAACTCCAGTAATAGCTTATTCTGTGGGCGGTCTGACTGAATCAATCCTAGATTTAAGATGGAATAAGGACGGAACAGGATTTTTAGTTGAACCAGAGAGTATATCATCCTTATCCACTGCAATCAAAACCGCTATTTATTTATCCTTGGCAGATGAAAACGACGATAGGAGTTATCTTAACAAGAGCTATATTTACAAGACAGATAATGTCCATATATGGTCTGTAGTCAGAGAAAATGCAGTAAAAAGAGTTGAGGAAAACTTTAGGTGGAATAAAGTAGCAAATTCCGTACTTAACTGCTATGAAAAGGGATTAATTATGGCAAAATATAGAGCTTTGGCGTATATGTGA
- a CDS encoding MoaD/ThiS family protein: MKVEVNLARENVTKSLEVPDYYRVRDLLKHLGYTIQGTVVLRNGIPIIEDEKIKDGDKLTIVLTASGG, from the coding sequence ATGAAAGTTGAGGTAAATTTGGCAAGAGAAAATGTTACTAAATCCCTCGAGGTTCCAGACTATTACAGAGTGAGAGATTTACTAAAACATTTAGGCTATACAATACAAGGTACAGTAGTTCTTAGAAACGGTATACCTATTATAGAAGATGAGAAAATTAAAGATGGAGACAAACTAACTATAGTACTTACTGCATCTGGTGGATAA
- a CDS encoding FAD-dependent oxidoreductase, producing the protein MKVAIVGGGIVGLFTAYFLKKEGVEVTIFEKADLGSYSIHAAGLIEPYRFDKINSTNMIIKMLKYSLRGATYIRNVNKFWLKELLRNLNKNPPEDAWKTMREMAEFSLKAYKEMAEERNDFDYKDDGLYEVYLNEEDLEKGLEEEKKSPFNPKFEKVDFEGFAGAIFFPELSRISTEKFIDRMRNELKGVKIVNKDIQNLGELKDFDEIVLASGVWTTKFISNLPVTAFKGYGYRVKGIPKYNKPLVLVDDGIAISPFEDYIKITGGFDADSSYDSSRAQLVLDKSSRIVDISYIYEMNMGFRPCSPDGFPIIGKSGNVTVATGACRLGWSYAPAMGKYTTDLVLGRLKDLGYISRYVKF; encoded by the coding sequence ATGAAAGTGGCTATAGTAGGTGGCGGAATAGTTGGATTATTTACTGCATATTTTTTAAAGAAAGAAGGTGTAGAAGTTACAATTTTTGAAAAAGCTGACTTGGGCAGTTATTCTATTCATGCCGCAGGATTAATAGAGCCTTACAGATTTGATAAAATAAATTCTACTAATATGATAATAAAAATGCTAAAATATAGTCTTAGGGGTGCTACGTATATAAGGAACGTTAATAAGTTCTGGTTAAAAGAACTTCTCAGAAATCTAAATAAAAATCCTCCAGAGGACGCTTGGAAAACCATGAGGGAGATGGCAGAATTTTCACTGAAGGCATATAAGGAAATGGCAGAAGAAAGGAACGATTTTGATTATAAGGATGATGGATTATATGAAGTTTATCTTAATGAAGAAGATCTGGAAAAAGGATTAGAGGAAGAGAAGAAGAGTCCTTTTAATCCTAAGTTTGAAAAAGTGGACTTTGAAGGATTTGCTGGCGCAATATTTTTCCCGGAGCTTTCAAGAATTTCTACTGAGAAATTTATAGATAGGATGAGAAATGAACTTAAAGGAGTAAAAATTGTAAATAAAGATATTCAAAACTTAGGGGAGTTGAAAGATTTTGACGAAATAGTCCTAGCATCAGGTGTTTGGACTACTAAATTTATTAGCAATCTACCGGTTACAGCATTCAAAGGTTACGGTTATAGAGTTAAGGGAATTCCTAAATATAATAAGCCTTTAGTCTTAGTAGATGATGGAATAGCCATCTCACCTTTTGAGGATTATATAAAAATAACCGGCGGATTTGACGCAGACAGCTCTTATGATTCCAGTAGGGCACAACTAGTTCTTGATAAATCTTCTAGGATTGTAGATATATCATATATTTACGAAATGAATATGGGCTTCAGACCTTGCTCTCCTGACGGTTTTCCTATAATAGGAAAAAGTGGTAATGTTACAGTAGCCACGGGTGCCTGCAGATTAGGCTGGAGCTATGCTCCCGCAATGGGTAAATATACTACAGATTTAGTCCTAGGTAGATTGAAAGATTTAGGTTACATTTCACGCTATGTTAAATTTTAA
- a CDS encoding DUF1955 domain-containing protein, translating into MVTDTYELIKSLTEAKERIIDGYVKQGIELIEKTVSSNNISQANWVICNIIDAAKCEYLVEVLDSIGKIFDISVCGNVKRVISCYAKVGRYSEFVDIAINSIVNRGKKDQLDKVLNDVGNNGEFLYKLSLAYEKLHDLKKAQELRKKACDSGIPEACENINQVSPSYS; encoded by the coding sequence ATGGTAACCGATACTTATGAGCTAATAAAATCCTTGACTGAAGCCAAGGAACGAATAATAGATGGTTATGTAAAACAAGGTATAGAATTAATTGAGAAAACAGTCTCATCAAATAATATTTCCCAAGCTAATTGGGTTATTTGTAATATAATAGATGCTGCAAAATGCGAATACTTAGTTGAAGTGCTCGATTCAATAGGTAAAATCTTTGATATTTCAGTTTGCGGTAACGTAAAAAGAGTTATTTCATGTTATGCTAAGGTTGGGAGATATAGTGAATTCGTTGATATAGCAATTAATTCCATAGTGAACAGAGGTAAGAAAGATCAATTAGATAAAGTACTGAACGATGTAGGAAATAATGGAGAATTTCTATACAAGCTATCTTTAGCTTATGAAAAACTTCATGACCTTAAGAAGGCTCAAGAGTTAAGGAAGAAAGCTTGTGATAGTGGCATTCCTGAAGCATGCGAAAATATTAACCAAGTATCACCAAGTTATTCATAA